From the Nonlabens marinus S1-08 genome, one window contains:
- the yidC gene encoding membrane protein insertase YidC, producing MEEKKTDWKTILGMTLIFAILMYTFVYNNEPEQPVDQEAEVAQVEEEPVKTAAIDSVTQVSDSTFIPQPAAGQEVQLSNDLLDLKFNTKGAYVTEALLKKFHTYDSLPVYLAKENDHSFDLILTAKDGRKIHTKDLVFTPTQSTNGANKVLSMKAPVGSGSIEYRYEMEPGDYMLDFTIRTQGVSSVVNSSENAVLDWQMKAYRRSKSMTNENRYTEIKFEYDGGSDDYTGQGESAEEEEENITYVAYKQHFFSSILLTDTPFASGVLKSKNIEEINEEQDTFTKEFESELQMEYSGGELAYNMNWYFGPTDFDILNGYERNLDEVVDLGWGIFGWINQYAIRPLFSFLTVDLGIAFGIAIILLTICVRLVLSPVLYKSYLTQAKMKILRPEINRIAEKYKDNAMKKQQETMKVQSEAGASPLSGCLPALLQMPVFFALFKFFPTAFDLRQKSFLWANDLSSYDTIYKFPEGFDIPFYGDHVSLFPILASISIFFYMQMTTGQSMQTPQPGMPNMKFIMYLSPLFMLVFFNNYASGLSLYYFVSNLITIGIMLVIKNFIIDKDRVLAKIEKAKAKPKKKGGFATKMQKIMEQAQAQQEAQKKGK from the coding sequence ATGGAAGAGAAGAAAACAGACTGGAAGACCATACTAGGAATGACATTAATTTTTGCCATTCTCATGTACACTTTTGTTTACAATAATGAGCCAGAGCAGCCTGTAGATCAGGAAGCAGAAGTAGCGCAGGTTGAAGAAGAGCCGGTGAAGACTGCAGCTATTGATTCAGTGACTCAAGTTTCAGATTCTACGTTTATACCACAACCTGCTGCGGGTCAAGAAGTGCAACTCTCCAATGATTTGTTGGATTTGAAATTTAATACTAAAGGAGCTTATGTTACTGAGGCATTACTTAAGAAATTTCACACATATGACTCCTTACCAGTATATCTAGCTAAGGAAAATGATCATTCCTTTGATCTGATCTTAACAGCTAAGGACGGTCGTAAAATTCATACCAAGGATCTAGTTTTTACACCTACTCAATCTACTAACGGTGCTAATAAGGTACTTTCAATGAAAGCACCTGTAGGATCCGGTTCTATTGAGTATAGATATGAGATGGAACCAGGTGATTATATGCTGGATTTCACTATTCGAACTCAAGGGGTTTCAAGCGTTGTAAATTCCTCAGAAAATGCTGTTCTCGATTGGCAAATGAAAGCCTACCGCAGGTCAAAGAGCATGACTAACGAGAATCGTTATACGGAGATTAAATTCGAATACGATGGCGGTAGCGACGATTATACCGGTCAAGGAGAGAGTGCAGAAGAGGAAGAAGAGAACATTACTTATGTAGCTTACAAGCAGCACTTCTTCTCCTCTATATTATTGACAGATACACCGTTTGCTAGTGGTGTATTGAAATCAAAGAATATTGAGGAAATAAATGAAGAGCAAGACACATTTACAAAAGAATTTGAGTCAGAACTTCAAATGGAATACAGCGGTGGTGAGTTAGCTTACAATATGAATTGGTACTTCGGTCCGACTGACTTTGATATTTTAAATGGGTATGAACGCAATTTAGATGAAGTAGTTGATTTAGGTTGGGGAATTTTTGGTTGGATCAATCAATATGCCATTCGCCCGTTGTTTTCATTCTTGACGGTTGATCTAGGTATTGCTTTTGGTATTGCGATCATTCTGTTGACTATATGTGTGCGGTTAGTGCTATCTCCCGTCCTGTACAAGAGTTATTTGACCCAGGCAAAAATGAAAATCCTACGTCCAGAAATCAACCGCATTGCGGAGAAGTACAAGGACAATGCGATGAAAAAGCAGCAGGAAACTATGAAGGTGCAGAGCGAGGCGGGCGCGAGTCCTTTGTCGGGTTGCTTGCCAGCATTGCTTCAAATGCCTGTGTTCTTTGCGCTGTTTAAGTTTTTCCCTACCGCATTTGATTTGAGGCAGAAGAGTTTCTTATGGGCAAATGACTTATCCAGTTATGACACGATATACAAGTTTCCAGAAGGTTTTGATATACCATTTTACGGTGATCACGTAAGTTTATTCCCGATTCTGGCTTCTATATCTATATTCTTTTATATGCAAATGACTACAGGTCAAAGCATGCAGACGCCACAACCTGGTATGCCTAACATGAAGTTTATCATGTATTTATCACCATTATTCATGCTAGTTTTCTTTAATAACTATGCGAGTGGATTGTCATTGTATTACTTTGTGTCTAACTTGATTACGATTGGTATCATGTTAGTAATCAAAAACTTTATTATCGACAAGGATCGCGTGTTAGCTAAAATTGAAAAGGCGAAAGCTAAGCCTAAGAAAAAAGGTGGCTTTGCTACTAAGATGCAAAAGATCATGGAGCAAGCTCAAGCACAGCAAGAAGCTCAGAAGAAAGGGAAATAG
- a CDS encoding mannose-1-phosphate guanylyltransferase — MSDKYAVIMAGGVGSRFWPVSRQSFPKQFHDMLGVGQSLLQTTFDRLKKQVPTENILILTNTDYIDLVQQQLPEILAENIVAEPAMRNTAPCILLAALKVQKKNPEARMIVAPSDSFIENDNQFQKDLTTAFQFCEDHPEALMTMGVEPDSPNTGFGYIEFQESEGSVKKVKQFREKPDLATAKKYVAEGNFLWNSGTFIWSVDAVISAFAKAETELYQLFQNGMQFYNEAGEQQFLEENYAKAKDISIDYAVMERSPDVYVLPVDFGWNDVGTWGSLYSRLDKTKDQNAIVNAQVTSRDASRNMIRTAKGKKVIVQGLKDYIIVDEEDVLMIIPIEADQEIKEIRKDAMDTYGDAIG; from the coding sequence ATGAGTGATAAGTATGCAGTAATTATGGCTGGTGGTGTGGGATCAAGATTTTGGCCAGTGAGCCGTCAATCTTTTCCTAAACAATTTCATGATATGCTGGGAGTAGGCCAATCCTTGCTCCAAACCACATTTGACCGATTGAAGAAACAGGTGCCCACTGAAAATATCTTGATTTTAACTAACACAGATTACATTGATTTGGTTCAACAGCAACTACCAGAAATTCTCGCTGAGAATATTGTAGCAGAACCAGCTATGCGCAACACAGCCCCTTGTATTTTACTTGCAGCCCTGAAAGTTCAAAAGAAAAATCCGGAAGCTAGGATGATAGTAGCTCCCAGCGATAGTTTTATTGAAAACGACAATCAATTCCAAAAAGACTTGACCACGGCCTTTCAATTTTGCGAGGATCATCCAGAAGCACTTATGACGATGGGGGTAGAGCCAGACTCTCCTAACACGGGATTTGGTTATATCGAATTTCAGGAGTCAGAGGGTTCCGTGAAAAAAGTGAAACAGTTTAGGGAGAAACCAGATTTAGCTACTGCTAAGAAATATGTTGCAGAAGGTAATTTTCTATGGAATTCTGGTACTTTTATATGGTCTGTAGACGCGGTAATTTCCGCTTTCGCGAAAGCGGAAACAGAATTATACCAACTCTTTCAAAATGGAATGCAGTTTTATAATGAAGCTGGAGAACAACAATTTTTAGAAGAGAATTATGCCAAAGCCAAAGACATATCCATCGATTACGCTGTTATGGAACGCAGTCCAGACGTGTATGTGTTGCCGGTAGACTTTGGCTGGAACGATGTAGGAACTTGGGGGAGTTTGTACTCAAGGTTGGATAAAACTAAAGATCAAAATGCCATTGTAAATGCCCAAGTGACCTCAAGGGATGCAAGTAGAAACATGATCCGTACCGCTAAAGGTAAAAAAGTGATTGTTCAAGGTCTCAAGGATTATATTATTGTAGACGAAGAGGACGTTTTGATGATTATACCCATCGAGGCAGATCAAGAAATTAAAGAAATAAGAAAAGACGCTATGGATACGTATGGCGACGCAATTGGTTAA
- a CDS encoding CTP synthase: protein MAHPKYIFVTGGVTSSLGKGIIAASLAKLLQARGLRVTIQKLDPYINVDPGTLNPYEHGECYVTEDGAETDLDLGHYERFLNVNTSQANNVTTGRIYQSVIEKERRGEFLGKTVQVIPHITDEIKHRIQILGKSGDYDVVITEIGGTVGDIESLPYIESVRQLSWELGERNALVIHLTLIPYLSAAGELKTKPTQHSVKTLMESGVQADILVCRTEHELSEDIRLKLARFCNVKPEAVIQSIDVETIYDVPNKMLEQGLDTVVIKKMLLRTGDTPDLTNWNKFLKRHKNPKSEVTIGLIGKYVELQDSYKSILEAFIHAGAANEVSVKIESIHSEHLEPTKLKKHFAHLDGMLVAPGFGERGIEGKIAAVQFAREKGIPFFGICLGMQMAVIEYSRNVLGLKEANSVEMDANTPDPVISLMEDQKDILDMGGTMRLGAWDCELKSGKIKKIYEKSLISERHRHRYEFNNAYLSQLDAAGLKSTGINPKSGLVEVVEIPEHPWFIGVQYHPEYKSTVATPHPLFVSFVKAAAQFKKNRK from the coding sequence ATGGCACATCCTAAGTATATTTTTGTTACAGGTGGAGTTACTTCCTCATTAGGAAAAGGTATTATTGCCGCTTCACTTGCAAAATTGCTGCAAGCCAGAGGGTTGCGAGTTACCATCCAAAAGCTCGATCCTTATATAAACGTCGATCCTGGAACTTTAAATCCTTATGAGCATGGAGAGTGTTATGTGACAGAAGACGGTGCTGAAACTGATCTTGACTTAGGTCACTATGAGCGTTTTCTCAATGTTAATACATCACAAGCTAACAATGTAACCACTGGTCGTATCTACCAAAGCGTTATTGAAAAAGAGCGCCGAGGTGAATTCTTAGGAAAAACCGTTCAAGTCATTCCTCATATCACAGATGAGATCAAGCATCGCATTCAGATTTTAGGTAAGTCTGGCGATTATGATGTGGTAATAACAGAGATAGGTGGAACTGTAGGTGATATCGAGTCTTTGCCTTATATAGAAAGCGTTCGTCAATTAAGTTGGGAGCTGGGAGAGCGCAACGCTTTAGTGATTCACTTAACTTTAATTCCTTACTTGAGTGCGGCTGGCGAATTGAAAACAAAGCCTACTCAGCACAGCGTTAAAACTTTGATGGAAAGTGGTGTGCAGGCAGATATTTTGGTTTGTCGTACAGAGCATGAGCTTTCAGAAGATATACGATTGAAGCTAGCACGTTTTTGTAACGTGAAGCCAGAAGCTGTGATCCAGTCTATAGATGTTGAAACCATTTATGATGTTCCTAACAAGATGTTAGAACAAGGGCTAGATACAGTTGTAATTAAAAAAATGTTGTTGAGAACTGGTGACACTCCAGACTTAACTAATTGGAATAAATTTTTAAAGCGTCACAAAAACCCTAAGTCGGAAGTAACTATCGGGTTGATAGGGAAGTATGTGGAGCTTCAGGATTCATACAAATCTATATTAGAAGCCTTCATTCACGCAGGTGCGGCTAATGAAGTGAGTGTAAAAATTGAATCCATACATAGCGAGCATTTAGAGCCTACTAAATTGAAGAAACATTTCGCTCATTTGGACGGGATGCTAGTGGCTCCAGGATTTGGTGAGCGTGGCATAGAAGGTAAGATTGCAGCTGTACAATTTGCAAGAGAGAAGGGAATACCGTTTTTCGGAATTTGTTTAGGTATGCAAATGGCCGTTATAGAATACAGCCGCAATGTGTTAGGTCTTAAAGAGGCCAACTCCGTAGAGATGGATGCAAATACTCCAGACCCTGTGATTTCACTTATGGAAGATCAAAAAGATATTCTTGATATGGGTGGAACCATGCGTTTAGGGGCTTGGGACTGTGAACTAAAGTCAGGCAAGATCAAAAAGATTTATGAAAAATCATTGATATCAGAACGTCACAGACACCGTTACGAATTCAACAATGCGTATTTATCACAACTCGATGCTGCCGGATTGAAAAGTACTGGGATCAACCCTAAATCAGGCTTGGTAGAAGTGGTGGAAATTCCTGAGCACCCATGGTTCATAGGAGTTCAATACCACCCGGAATATAAGAGTACCGTGGCAACACCACACCCCTTGTTTGTGTCTTTTGTAAAAGCCGCAGCTCAATTTAAAAAGAATAGAAAGTAG
- a CDS encoding OsmC family protein, which translates to MTSQVTYLGDLRCNSKHLKSGSEYPTDAPIDNNGKGEAFSPTDTVAAGLASCMMTVMGIKAADLKVDLAGSTAQVTKIMAAEPRRISKIEVQLSMKGNCDKRAQLILERVAQTCPVMNSLHPDIEKNIEFSWS; encoded by the coding sequence ATTACCTCACAGGTCACCTATTTAGGTGATTTGAGGTGCAATTCAAAGCATTTGAAAAGCGGTAGTGAATATCCAACTGATGCTCCAATAGATAATAATGGTAAAGGCGAAGCTTTTTCCCCAACTGATACTGTAGCAGCAGGTCTTGCAAGTTGTATGATGACCGTTATGGGAATCAAAGCGGCAGATTTAAAAGTTGACTTGGCAGGAAGCACCGCACAAGTGACTAAAATCATGGCTGCAGAACCACGACGAATTTCTAAAATTGAGGTGCAGCTATCCATGAAAGGAAATTGTGACAAAAGGGCTCAATTGATTCTAGAGCGCGTAGCTCAAACTTGTCCAGTGATGAATAGCCTTCATCCAGATATTGAAAAGAATATTGAGTTCAGCTGGTCTTAG
- a CDS encoding SprT-like domain-containing protein codes for MNVLEKYLPVVAVSPLTALLEEHHVHLKIVNERRTRHGDYRPLPDGSHKITINSNLNPYRFLITLVHEIAHLVAFKKYGYRIKPHGIEWKQTFQKLMLPFLRPEVFPMDLLPVLARHFRNPYASSDTDAAMSVALKSYDPPTDKIYIFEMNTGDYFLTKDGRRFQRGKKLRKRYECMEVDTGRMYVFQPNVHVQLWKSL; via the coding sequence ATGAATGTTCTAGAAAAGTATCTTCCAGTTGTTGCTGTCAGTCCACTGACTGCACTGTTGGAGGAACATCATGTGCATTTGAAAATTGTCAACGAGCGCAGAACTAGGCATGGGGATTACCGTCCACTACCAGATGGCTCTCATAAGATCACGATCAATTCTAATCTCAACCCTTATCGGTTTTTGATTACCCTTGTGCATGAGATTGCCCATTTGGTCGCATTCAAAAAATACGGGTATCGTATCAAGCCGCACGGGATAGAATGGAAGCAAACCTTTCAAAAACTAATGTTGCCTTTTTTGCGACCGGAAGTGTTTCCTATGGATTTACTGCCAGTATTGGCCAGACATTTCAGAAATCCTTACGCTAGTAGTGATACAGACGCAGCTATGAGTGTTGCGTTAAAATCCTATGACCCCCCAACAGATAAAATCTATATATTTGAGATGAATACTGGGGACTACTTCTTGACCAAAGATGGGCGAAGGTTTCAAAGAGGAAAAAAATTACGTAAACGGTATGAATGTATGGAGGTTGATACAGGGAGGATGTATGTTTTTCAGCCTAATGTGCACGTTCAATTATGGAAAAGTCTATGA